One Candidatus Ornithobacterium hominis genomic region harbors:
- a CDS encoding YaaA family protein, protein MKLFLSPAKRLQTDFSNEWGSLQTPKFIDEAKKIMQELREKSPQKLENLMGISSDIAEMNYERNQVWSSNPQEKLTAVQMFDGEVYRGLTDEKLSDAAKEYLKKNLYILSGLYGILSPHSTVMPYRLEMGTKLWDDKRLDQFWQEKLTDFVNQNTQKDEILLDLSSMEYMKSLNQKKLKGRVYDLKFMDFKNGKYKQITVYFKKARGAMARYCAENNIQNLDGIKAFNGMDYLFNDELSTEKTLVFTRR, encoded by the coding sequence ATGAAATTATTTCTCTCCCCTGCCAAGCGTCTTCAAACTGATTTCAGCAATGAATGGGGCTCTCTACAAACACCAAAATTCATTGATGAGGCTAAAAAAATCATGCAAGAATTACGAGAAAAAAGCCCACAAAAATTAGAAAATTTAATGGGAATTTCAAGTGATATTGCTGAGATGAACTACGAAAGAAATCAAGTATGGAGTTCAAACCCTCAAGAAAAATTAACCGCTGTACAAATGTTTGATGGAGAAGTTTACCGAGGCTTGACTGATGAGAAATTGAGCGATGCAGCAAAAGAATACTTGAAAAAAAATCTTTATATCCTATCTGGCTTATACGGAATTTTATCGCCCCACAGTACTGTGATGCCTTATCGGCTAGAGATGGGAACCAAGCTCTGGGACGACAAAAGATTAGACCAATTTTGGCAAGAAAAACTGACTGATTTTGTGAATCAAAACACCCAAAAAGATGAAATTCTACTTGATTTATCAAGCATGGAATACATGAAATCTTTGAACCAAAAAAAATTAAAAGGAAGGGTTTATGACTTGAAATTCATGGATTTCAAAAACGGAAAGTATAAACAAATCACCGTTTATTTCAAAAAAGCACGAGGAGCTATGGCACGTTATTGTGCCGAAAATAACATTCAAAATCTAGACGGAATTAAAGCTTTCAACGGTATGGATTATCTCTTCAATGATGAGTTATCTACCGAAAAAACTTTGGTTTTCACTCGCCGATAG
- the pta gene encoding phosphate acetyltransferase: MNKGIYIATLEPHSGKSIITLGLMNALLGRMAKVGYFRPVVSSGDKNADNHINTFIDKFNISIPYEEMYGVTRDVLIENRNSNRIGESLDIIIEKYKKIESQFDFVLVEGTDFIGESSVFEFDWNVNIAKNLGLPTLIVSSGVGKGFKEFNRNLEMAYQIYNSEDVEVVGVVANKIQPENIEELKGYLDNFLPEKVEKIIIPMVDKLKNPTVAEIANHLGAKLLFGEELLSNLTGKFAVGAMQLPHFLNHIQENGLVITPGDRADIILGSIQAHISSNYPQLSGIVLTGGILLEETINQLLTGLEKLIPILSVETGTFETTQLIGSIPSRVTSDNQSKIEALVNAFNQYVNPEALIQNVNQFQNKIRTPRMFQYDLINMARKEKKKIVLPEALDERILSATARLSKMGLVDIVLLGNEEEINNKIKNLNLNIDFSSVEIIDPHNFERFEEYTETFYELRKHKGINKQMAEDTMYDVSYFGTMMIYKNDAHGMVSGAVHTTQHTIRPALQFIKTKPGCSIVSSVFFMCLDDRVSVMGDCAINPNPTAEQLAEIAISSADSSKAFGIEPRIAMLSYSSGSSGKGEDVDRVREATKIVKEKRPDLKVEGPIQYDAAVDASVGLKKLPDSEVAGSANVLIFPDLNTGNNTYKAVQRETGAIAIGPMLQGLNKPVNDLSRGCTTEDVFNTIILTAIQAQDY; this comes from the coding sequence ATGAATAAAGGAATTTACATTGCAACGCTAGAACCACACAGCGGAAAATCAATCATTACTTTAGGTTTAATGAATGCACTTCTAGGGCGAATGGCAAAGGTAGGCTACTTCAGGCCAGTGGTAAGCTCAGGGGATAAAAACGCTGATAATCATATCAATACTTTTATAGATAAATTCAATATTTCGATTCCTTATGAAGAGATGTATGGTGTGACGCGCGATGTTTTGATTGAGAATAGAAATTCCAATCGTATTGGCGAGTCGTTAGACATCATTATTGAGAAGTACAAAAAAATTGAAAGCCAATTTGATTTTGTGTTGGTAGAGGGAACTGACTTTATTGGCGAAAGCAGCGTTTTTGAGTTTGATTGGAACGTTAATATTGCCAAAAATTTAGGGCTTCCAACCTTGATTGTAAGCAGTGGAGTAGGGAAGGGTTTCAAGGAATTTAATCGAAATTTGGAAATGGCTTATCAAATCTACAACAGCGAAGACGTAGAGGTAGTGGGTGTCGTGGCAAATAAAATTCAACCTGAAAATATTGAGGAATTAAAAGGGTATTTGGATAATTTCCTACCTGAAAAGGTGGAAAAAATCATTATCCCGATGGTTGATAAGCTAAAAAATCCGACGGTAGCAGAAATAGCCAACCACTTGGGTGCGAAACTTTTGTTTGGAGAAGAATTACTTTCAAATCTCACAGGGAAATTTGCTGTAGGAGCGATGCAATTACCACATTTTTTAAATCATATTCAAGAAAATGGCTTAGTCATCACACCAGGGGATCGGGCAGACATCATTTTAGGTTCTATACAGGCACATATTTCTAGCAATTACCCACAGCTTTCTGGTATTGTATTGACAGGTGGTATTTTGCTAGAAGAAACCATAAATCAATTATTGACTGGTTTAGAAAAATTAATTCCGATACTGAGTGTTGAAACGGGAACTTTTGAGACCACGCAACTCATTGGTAGTATTCCATCTAGAGTAACTTCTGATAATCAATCAAAAATTGAAGCTTTAGTCAATGCATTTAATCAATATGTTAACCCAGAAGCTTTAATTCAAAACGTTAACCAGTTTCAGAATAAAATTCGTACGCCAAGAATGTTTCAATATGATCTCATCAATATGGCACGCAAGGAGAAAAAGAAAATTGTTTTGCCAGAAGCCTTAGATGAAAGAATTCTAAGTGCAACGGCTCGTTTGAGCAAAATGGGGTTGGTTGATATTGTTTTGTTGGGGAACGAGGAGGAAATTAATAATAAGATTAAAAATCTAAATTTAAATATTGATTTCAGTTCAGTAGAAATCATAGATCCGCATAACTTTGAGCGTTTTGAAGAGTACACAGAGACATTCTATGAACTACGAAAACACAAAGGAATCAATAAGCAAATGGCAGAAGATACAATGTATGATGTCTCCTATTTTGGTACGATGATGATTTATAAAAATGATGCTCACGGGATGGTGAGTGGTGCGGTTCATACAACGCAACACACGATTCGCCCTGCCTTGCAATTTATCAAAACCAAGCCTGGATGTTCCATTGTTTCGTCAGTCTTCTTTATGTGTTTAGATGACCGAGTTTCTGTGATGGGAGATTGTGCCATCAACCCTAACCCTACAGCAGAGCAGTTGGCAGAAATTGCAATATCTTCGGCTGATAGTTCCAAAGCCTTTGGTATAGAACCACGCATTGCCATGCTTTCTTATTCTAGCGGAAGCAGTGGGAAAGGAGAGGACGTAGATCGTGTACGCGAGGCTACAAAAATTGTGAAAGAAAAAAGACCAGATCTTAAAGTGGAAGGTCCAATTCAATATGATGCTGCTGTAGATGCCAGCGTTGGACTGAAAAAATTACCTGACTCAGAAGTGGCAGGAAGCGCCAATGTGTTGATTTTCCCTGATTTAAATACTGGGAATAATACTTACAAAGCTGTGCAGCGTGAAACTGGAGCTATAGCAATTGGCCCAATGTTGCAAGGTTTAAATAAACCAGTAAACGATTTGAGTAGAGGTTGTACTACAGAAGACGTATTTAACACAATTATATTAACTGCAATTCAAGCACAAGATTATTAA
- a CDS encoding ArnT family glycosyltransferase, with protein MRSFVSKKIFLIYFIIAFLLRFPFFFLDAIDHDESTFILVGQHLADGFLPYYDLWDLKPPGIFYYFGALLSLFGKKLWLIRLSGVILVSFSAWFCYKISLNFVEKKSAFWAGILCIYLLSVFGTMQGVMSEHIGILPFLLAFYYLLKPLNWKNTIIIGFGFGLAFICRLNLAYPAVVVLLLSYFFEQNFLSLKKKSNYFIIIISGFSVLFLAAFPYFLKNDLHFLYQTVIKASLAYSNADWAAVISTLPSIFIFLSLTFSFIFLNLQKKSFGRNAILLSGVLFGMIFMFLKSGKINGHYLIQIYPFLCVIFVYLIKNYFVKIRYQKVQKFIALFFILAASESYFQYFKLIQHQYTTSSWLMGDAFEISDWLEKNHPLEKNLFFMKSHLGYWLTQTQPPTPVVTHPTNVYRETAYLYLKSPRKSPAVELNYIFNDLQPKFIIEKKDYLERNKNPNNPFFGFYKAYQKVYETKSAVILERK; from the coding sequence ATGAGAAGCTTTGTTTCAAAAAAGATTTTTTTAATCTATTTCATCATTGCATTTTTGCTTCGATTTCCCTTTTTCTTTTTAGATGCAATAGATCATGATGAGAGTACATTCATTCTGGTAGGGCAACACTTGGCAGATGGCTTTTTGCCTTACTACGATTTGTGGGATTTAAAACCACCAGGAATTTTTTATTATTTCGGAGCCCTTCTCAGTTTATTTGGTAAAAAATTATGGCTCATTCGCTTAAGTGGTGTTATTTTAGTCTCATTTTCAGCTTGGTTTTGCTATAAAATTAGTCTAAATTTTGTAGAGAAAAAATCAGCTTTTTGGGCAGGAATTCTCTGTATTTATTTACTCTCGGTTTTTGGTACGATGCAAGGTGTGATGTCAGAGCACATCGGGATTTTACCTTTTTTATTAGCATTCTATTATTTGCTAAAACCTTTGAATTGGAAAAACACTATCATCATCGGTTTTGGGTTTGGCTTAGCATTCATTTGCCGACTGAACTTAGCTTACCCAGCCGTAGTGGTTTTGCTTCTCTCCTATTTTTTTGAGCAAAATTTTTTAAGCCTTAAAAAAAAATCAAATTATTTCATCATTATAATTAGCGGGTTTTCAGTACTTTTTTTAGCAGCCTTTCCTTATTTTCTAAAAAATGATTTACACTTTCTTTACCAAACAGTCATTAAAGCTTCACTCGCTTATTCAAATGCAGATTGGGCGGCCGTTATTTCCACATTGCCTTCGATTTTTATTTTTCTAAGCCTTACATTTTCATTCATTTTTTTAAATCTTCAGAAAAAATCTTTTGGGCGAAACGCCATCCTTTTGAGCGGCGTTTTATTTGGAATGATTTTCATGTTTTTGAAAAGTGGGAAAATTAACGGGCATTATTTGATTCAGATTTACCCCTTTTTATGTGTAATTTTTGTTTATTTGATTAAAAATTATTTTGTTAAAATTCGCTATCAAAAAGTTCAAAAATTCATTGCCCTATTTTTCATCCTAGCTGCCAGTGAAAGTTATTTTCAATACTTCAAATTGATTCAGCATCAGTATACTACATCTTCTTGGTTGATGGGTGATGCTTTTGAAATCAGTGATTGGCTAGAAAAAAATCATCCTCTTGAGAAAAATTTATTTTTCATGAAAAGTCATTTGGGCTATTGGCTGACCCAAACCCAACCTCCCACACCCGTGGTAACGCACCCTACAAATGTGTACCGAGAGACAGCTTATCTATATTTGAAATCACCAAGAAAATCACCAGCAGTTGAATTAAATTACATTTTCAATGATTTACAACCGAAATTCATTATCGAGAAAAAAGATTATTTAGAAAGAAATAAAAATCCAAACAA